In the genome of Sulfurimonas autotrophica DSM 16294, the window GGAACTTTGTCAATATAGACGATATCGGAGCCATGCAGTATTGGTAAAATCATGCCAACTGTACATTCAAACGTGTGTGCCAAGGGTAAAATGGACAAAAACGTGTCTTCTGGTAAAACGGTAACATTTTTATAAGCACTCATTGCATTGGTGACAAGGTTTTTATGTGAGAGCATAACGCCTTTTGAGTGTCCTGTTGTACCGGATGTATACAAAAGAGCAGCTATATCATCTTCATGCGGTTTTGGCAACTCTTTAGAAGTCATTTTTTGTGCGAATTTTGATATATAACTATGGTTTGTCATGTCATCTATCATTGTTAAAGCATCAAGCTTTATAACAAACTTCATATTGGAATTTTCCAATTCTTCTATGGTTTGAAGGTGTTTTTGCGACACAAAGACAGCTTTTGCTTCTGAGTGTCTGATAATATGCTGCACATCTGCAGGATGAAAATCAGGAAGTATCGGAACAATGACTCCGCCAAAGTAAGTAACGGCAAAATAGGCGACAGCCCAATTTGGCATATTTTCACTTAGCAGAGCGACCTTGTCCCCTTTTCTTACACCGTTTTGTTTTAAAAGCTTTATCATAGACTGAACATTTTCATTAAGTTGCTCATATGTCATAGGCTCTTGATCAACTTTAGATAAAACTTTTTTAGATCCATAAAGTTTAATCGAACGCTTCAACAGGCTCGGCAGTGTAAAATCTTTTATATTTTCATAAGGATATAACATGTTTCATCTTTCATATTTATTTGTTAAGATTATTATACAGAGTATTTGTTTAATTTCAAATGTAGCCTAATTAAATATACTATTAATTTTAATAGAGGTACAATTTAGTATCTTTTTCATTTTGGAGAATGCGTCTATGAATATGCACAAAATTATGTCCGGTTCTTTTTTTATACTTGCAATGACAGTAAACTTCGGTTTTTTTTATGGAGATCCGACCATACTTATAGAACACAGTTCTTATGAGCTTTTTGCGGCAATTATTGTCAACCTGATTGCAACGGTATTAAAACTTGGTGACAGAACACAGCTTGGAGCGGTTTTGCTTGCTACAAGTATTGTGGCGGATATTCAGCTAATAGCCTCGGCAACAGTTTGGGCGTTTGCTATGTATGTTATGAGCAGTGTCGGTACAGAAGCCATCACGGCAATTATTTCTCTCTCGGGCGGCGCACTCTTGGCAAATATAGTTTCAGTTATATTATTTATCGGCGATACACTTAAATCAAAAAGATAATTCAATATGAATGAACAGATAATATGGATTGTTCTTAAGCGCTTAAGAACGCCTTTTTTAGTCATTATAATAACTTTTGCCATATCCATACTTGGATTGGTGCTTATTCCGGGCACGGACAACAACGGTAATCCTTATCAAATGACATTTTTTGACGCTTTTTATTTTGTAACATATATGGCAAGCACTATAGGTTTTGGTGAAGCGCCTTACACATTTAATTATGAACAGCGTATGTGGGTGAGTTTTGCCGTATATTTTACAGTTATCGGCTGGTTTTACGGCATAGGTGCGATTGTCTCTTTAATTCAAGATGAGGCATTAAGAAAAGCACTGAGTACAAACTCTTTTAGAAATCAGGTTAAGCATATTAACAAACCTTTTTATATTATACTCGGCTATAACAGCATAACAAAAAGCATTATTGACAGACTTAACGGCAGAGATTACAGAGTAGTTGTCCTAGATAAAGATGATAAAAAAATTGATGAGTTGATATTGGAAAATTTTTATCCTGATGTTCCTGCTTTTGTAGGGGATGCGACAAATCAAAAAATGCTTAAAATTGCCGGTATTCATCAAAAAAATTGTGCAGGTATTATCTCTTTATTTGAAGATGATATGGTCAATTCCAAAATAGCCACTATCAGTAAACTGCTCAATAAAAAACTTGATATTATTGTAAAAGCGACATCCCAACAACAGCTTGAGCACTTTAGAAGCATGGATTTAAAACATGTAAAAAATCCCTTTGATATTATATCAAAACGTATCTATTACGGTATTACCGCACCGCATATCTGGCTTTTGGAGATGTGGATGTACGGGCATATACTCAAACTTAAAAAGCGGGATCATTTTCCGCAGGGAAAATATATTATTTACGGCAACGGCAGAATGGGCAAAGCCATTAAAGAGGGATTGGAAAAAGCCGGTGTTGAATATGTAATCAAAGATTTTGATTCACAAAAATATATACAGGATAAAAATACAACTATTTTCGGGGATGATGATGATATGGAATCGCTTTTAAAACTTGGCGTCAAAGAGAGTTCCTGCATCATTGCCGCGACACAAAATGATTTGTTAAATCTTACCATTTTAAATAAGGCAAAACAGCTCAATCCTAAAATATTTACAATGGCACGTGAAAATGCACTGGATGATTTAAATATATTTCAGGCATCTAAAATCAATAAAATATATATCGTTGAAAAGATATTGGCTGATGCGACTTATAACTATATAGCAAGACCTTTGGCGGATTTGTTTATACAAGAAGCAAGAAAAAAAGATGATGAATGGGCAGAGGTCATTGTGCATATGCTCAACAATATAACAGGAATGAATCCGATGTACTTTGAAACCAGGCTTAATGATGACAATGCGTATGCACTGACATTGGAACTGCAAGAAGGTGAAAATATAACTCTGGCAGATTTAAGAAGATCCCGTGCTGACAGAAATGAGCTGTTACATATAGTCTTTTTGTTGCTTAAAAGAGGGGATGAAGTATATTTAATGCCTGATTCAAGAATGAAGTTGGAAATTGGCGATGAATTACTGATAGTTTCTGATGAAGAAAATTATGATGATTTTGAGTATATTGTCAATAATATATATGAATTGGAGTATGTCTTGGGTTGTGCAACCTCATGATGGCAGTGTTAAGTGCTAGACCAGAATAAATGACATTTATTCTGGTCTAGCACTTAAAATAAAGGTAGTTCCAGATGGTTCGTTTTTTTGAACAACTATTTTTATATCCATAGCGTATGCCAATCTTTTAACTATATCAAGTCCTAAGCCGCTACTGTTTTCATCACTATAGGAACGTTCAAAAATTTTTGCAGGTTCTTTAATCCCTTTACCGTTATCTTCAATATATAAGGCATTGTTTTTATGATAAATTTTTATATATCCATTTGAAACGTTATATTTGCAGGCATTAGAGATGATATTTTGCAAAATTTGTTTCATGGCATGTGTATTTATTTTTGCTTTGAACGTATTACATTGGATATGAAAAATTATATTTGGATAAAGAGCTTTTTGTACATCAACAACTTCTTGCACTATTTGACAAATATTTTGATTTTGTATTTGAAAAGTTTCTTCTTGGAGAAGTATGGTTAGATTTTCATGGAGTTCTGAAATATTATTTATACTTTTATTTAATCTGATCAGCGCTTTGTTGTTTTGAAGTTGTGGAATTTTTTCTATGAGTTTCATGTTGAGCTGTATTGAGGTTACGGGGGTATTTAAATCATGAATTAAATCTTTTGCAAATTTATCAAGCGTTATTATACTCTCTTGTAAAGGTTTTAAGGCACTTTTAGCTAGTTTGTAACTTATGTATGCAAAAATAAGAAGAAGCAAAAACTGCATGGCTATAATTTTTTTCTTTAGGTTCCACAGTTTTTCATCAAAGCTTTTCTTTGATTTAAATACTTTTAAATATTTTGTATTTCTATTCATTGGTAATAATTTTGAAAATTCTGTAGTTCCTGCAGTAAAATTTTTAATGTTAATATGTTTTGGTACATGGAGAAAAGAATGATGATAATCTTTACTATATTCATCTAAAGAATTACCCATTTTAATATGTCTTGCATACTCAATAAGTGAAAATTCTTCTTCTTTTAAAAAATGGTTTTTTGTCTGTTCAAAATAGAAATATCCTGCGACTAAAATTAGTAAGGCAATACTAATAAAATAAACAAGAAAAAATTTAAAAAATGCCAGTTTTTCATGATGATGCAAGACGGTATCCTATACCTTTTATCGTTGTAATGGGTAGCCCAATTTTACGAAGTTTGTTTATATGTACGCGTAATGCTCCTTCGCTCATCTCTTTATTCGCGCTAAGCTCTTCAAAAATGAGCTCTTTTTGCACTGTTTTATTTAAGTTTTTAAAGAAGAGTTTTGTAATTTGCAATTCATAAGGGGAAAGTGCTATAAAATTGGACTTATTATAAAGTTCATCTTTATCAATCACAAAGCGAAAATTATTCACCCGCAATTCATTTTGATACGTATGATATGCTTTTTTGAGAAGAGCATGTATGCGTATAAGTAGTTCATCGAAGTCAAATGGCTTTTTAATATAGTCATCCGCACCGACATCAAAGCCGTTTGCCAAAGAAGCAAGATCGCTTAAAGAGGTGAGAAAAATAGCCGGTGTCATATCCCCGCTTTCACGTAAACTTTTTAAGAACTCGAAACCATTGAGCAAAGGAACATTGACATCCAAAAGCAGTAAAGTGAATTTGTTTTCAAAAGTAGCATCAAGAGCAGCTTCGCCATCCTTTACATGTAATACTTCAAATGCTTCATTCTCTAACAGTTCAATCAAGGTCTCAGATAATATTTCATCATCTTCTACTAACAATATTTTATTAGACATAGTCAAAGTATATACAAAAGTGTATTAGCTCAATGTTAAGTGCCTGACCATAATAAATGTCATATTCAACAACGCTTAAAAGGTTTAGCTTTAAGGCAAACTTTGGTTGGCGATACTAGTATCGTTAGCCTAAGTTTAACGAAGAAGATAAGCCTTTTAAGTGTTGCCCTTCGGGTGAAGAAAGAAAACACAATCTACTTCGTTGAAAATCCTTGAAGCTACTAGTAGCTCCTACGGATTTTCGCCTTGTATCTTATGGTTTCTTTCTTCATTGAATTATGACATTTATTATGGTCGGGCACTTAATAACAAATAATCTTTTCTTTTGTATAAATAGTGTATTATTAGCATACTATTTTACATCTCCAAAAGGCCATATCTTGAGCAGACGAAACAAAAACAAACACAACAATCCAAAAAGAGATACTGTCACTTTCAGTGAAAAAGATTTTCTTCCGACAACCCGTGCGGAGATGGATGCAAAAGGATGGGATTATTGTGATGTGATATTAGTCAGCGGTGATGCTTATATAGACTCTCCCTTTATTGGCGTTGCGATGGTTGGACGTATGCTTGAGAAAATGGGATACAAAGTTGGGATGATAGGACAGCCTGACATTGATAAGCCTGATGATATTATGCGTTTGGGCGAGCCGCGTTTATATTGGGGTGTAAGCGGTGGCAGTGTTGATTCTATGGTGAGTAACTATACGGCTACAAAAAAGTTCAGAAACTCAGATGATTATACACCGGGCGGAAAAAACAACAAACGTCCTGACCGTGCACTCAGTGTTTATTGTAATCTTATCCGTCGTTATTTTAAAAATACTGTACCTTTAGTTCTTGGCGGAATTGAAGCATCTTTACGTCGTGTCAGTCATTATGATTACTGGTCTAATAAACTAAAAAAACCTATATTGTTTGATTCCAAAGCGGATGTTATGATTTATGGTATGGGAGAAATAGCCTTAGAACA includes:
- a CDS encoding sensor histidine kinase; translation: MHHHEKLAFFKFFLVYFISIALLILVAGYFYFEQTKNHFLKEEEFSLIEYARHIKMGNSLDEYSKDYHHSFLHVPKHINIKNFTAGTTEFSKLLPMNRNTKYLKVFKSKKSFDEKLWNLKKKIIAMQFLLLLIFAYISYKLAKSALKPLQESIITLDKFAKDLIHDLNTPVTSIQLNMKLIEKIPQLQNNKALIRLNKSINNISELHENLTILLQEETFQIQNQNICQIVQEVVDVQKALYPNIIFHIQCNTFKAKINTHAMKQILQNIISNACKYNVSNGYIKIYHKNNALYIEDNGKGIKEPAKIFERSYSDENSSGLGLDIVKRLAYAMDIKIVVQKNEPSGTTFILSARPE
- a CDS encoding DUF6394 family protein, translating into MNMHKIMSGSFFILAMTVNFGFFYGDPTILIEHSSYELFAAIIVNLIATVLKLGDRTQLGAVLLATSIVADIQLIASATVWAFAMYVMSSVGTEAITAIISLSGGALLANIVSVILFIGDTLKSKR
- a CDS encoding potassium channel family protein, which translates into the protein MNEQIIWIVLKRLRTPFLVIIITFAISILGLVLIPGTDNNGNPYQMTFFDAFYFVTYMASTIGFGEAPYTFNYEQRMWVSFAVYFTVIGWFYGIGAIVSLIQDEALRKALSTNSFRNQVKHINKPFYIILGYNSITKSIIDRLNGRDYRVVVLDKDDKKIDELILENFYPDVPAFVGDATNQKMLKIAGIHQKNCAGIISLFEDDMVNSKIATISKLLNKKLDIIVKATSQQQLEHFRSMDLKHVKNPFDIISKRIYYGITAPHIWLLEMWMYGHILKLKKRDHFPQGKYIIYGNGRMGKAIKEGLEKAGVEYVIKDFDSQKYIQDKNTTIFGDDDDMESLLKLGVKESSCIIAATQNDLLNLTILNKAKQLNPKIFTMARENALDDLNIFQASKINKIYIVEKILADATYNYIARPLADLFIQEARKKDDEWAEVIVHMLNNITGMNPMYFETRLNDDNAYALTLELQEGENITLADLRRSRADRNELLHIVFLLLKRGDEVYLMPDSRMKLEIGDELLIVSDEENYDDFEYIVNNIYELEYVLGCATS
- a CDS encoding response regulator transcription factor, which gives rise to MSNKILLVEDDEILSETLIELLENEAFEVLHVKDGEAALDATFENKFTLLLLDVNVPLLNGFEFLKSLRESGDMTPAIFLTSLSDLASLANGFDVGADDYIKKPFDFDELLIRIHALLKKAYHTYQNELRVNNFRFVIDKDELYNKSNFIALSPYELQITKLFFKNLNKTVQKELIFEELSANKEMSEGALRVHINKLRKIGLPITTIKGIGYRLASS